The window GGCCCTCCGGCAGGAACGCCCGGCCGAGGCAGTCATCCGCACCCTCAAGAACTTGGAGGGCGCGGTCAAGGAAAAGAAGAACGTCATGCCTTTCCTGGTGGATTGCTGCAAGGTTTATTGTACGGTGGGAGAGATGACCCGCATATTCAAGGAAGCTTACGGGACTTTTGAGGAGCCGAATATATTCTAAGGTGAAAGACATGAAAGTTATTGTTCTAATCAAACAGGTTCCTGATACGACCGAGGTCAAATTAGACCCTAAAACCGGGAACCTGATTAGAGAAGGGGTCGAAAGCATAATCAATCCCGATGACCGGCATGCCCTGGAAGCCGCGGTCCGTTTAAAGGAAACCCACGGAGGCAAGGTTATAGCCCTATCCATGGGACCTCCCCAGGCCATTGATGCCATCTCCGAGGCCATCGGAATGGGTGCCGATGAAGGTATTTTATTGACCGATAGACTTTTTGCCGGAGCGGATACCTGGGCCACTTCTTTTACCCTGGGCAAAGCGATTGAATGCGTTGGTCCCTTTGACCTGGTTCTATGCGGCCGACAGGCGATTGATGGCGATACCGCCCAGATCGGTCCTCAGGTAGCCGAGTATCTTAAAGTGCCTCAGGTCTCTTATGTGTTTGATATTGAAACCGTCCGGGAAGACAGCCTGGTTGTTAAAAGCCAATCGGAAGATGGTTATGAGCGACTGGAATTGGATCTCCCTGGGTTATTGACCGTAATCGGGAAGTTGAATCAGCCTCGTTACCCCCGTGTCGATCGGTTGATCGATTCCTGCCAGAAAAAGGCCCCGATTAAAATCTGGAATGCCGCGGATATCGGTGTCCAAAAGAAAGACGTCGGGCTTGAGGGATCTTTGACGCAGGTCATTAAGACCTTTGCCCCCAAGCTGCAAAGGCAGACCGAACTAATCGAAGGAGATGCGAAAACAGCAGTCCGGGCCTTAATGGGAAGGTTAAGAGAGAAAAGGCTTATTTAGAGATTCTTACAGAGTATCATCCTAATGTTATTACTGTTAGGCCCACGGCATCTCGTTGCTCGTTGCTGGTTTCTCGTTACTCGTTTTAATACGAAAATAGTATCCGTCTTCCAAGGAGCCTATTTTCATGCTTCGTGGTGCCATGCCCCAAAAGGCGGGGCATGGCGGTTTAGTACGAAAATAGATTTTTAACCCCTTTACCCTCTGTTGGGGCTCTGTAGGGGCGGGTTTTAAACCCACCCCTACGGCGGTATTTTCATGCTTCGTGGCGCCCCAAAGGGCACATGTGGGCTTAACAAGCATCCAGCAACCAGTAACGAGCAACGAGCAACCAGTAACCAGTAACAGAAAAATTTGAGGAAATAACTATGACGATATGGATTGAAAGGGATCTGTGTAATGGCTGCACCCTTTGTTTAAAAGGATGTCCTTACCATGCGGTGGAAATGAAAGAGGGTAAGGCCTCCATCCTGGACCGGTGCACTTCCTGTGGCGCCTGTTTGACTTTATGCAAGCAGAAGGCCATTCAAACCGATATCCAGCCCAGGATCGTTCCGGACTTTAGCGATCAAAAGGGCGTTTGGGTTTTTGCAGAACAAAGGAATGGTCACCTGCACCCGGTTTCCCTGGAGCTTCTGGGCAAAGCCCGGGAGCTGGCCGCCATTCTCCAGGAGGAGGTCTCTGCTTTGCTCCTGGGCCATCAGGTAGCCCATCTGGGTGACATATTGGTCAGCTATGGCGCTGACAAGGTCTATTTAGTCGATGATCCGATTTTAAAATATTACCGGACCAATGCCTATACCCATAGTATTGCCGGACTGGTAAAAGACTTTAAGCCGAATATCCTGTTGATGGGGGCCACCCCTATCGGCCGTGACCTCGCCCCCCGGGTTTCCCGCAGGATAGGGGTTGGGCTAACGGCGGATTGCACTGAATTGAGCATAGACCCTGAAGAAAAAATCCTGCTCCAGACCAGACCCGCTTTTGGTGGAAACGTCATGGCTACTATTGCCAATCGGTATTCCCGGCCGCAAATGGCCACCGTACGCCCGGGAGTGATGGAGGCGGCGATAAAATCCGGCGCTACTGGTCAAATCATTCCCTGTCCGGGTGTTCCGGAAGAAAATGAGATTGGAACCAGACTTCTTGAAAGGGTAAAAGAAGATAAAAAAAGGGTGAATCTCTCGGAAGCAAAGGTGATCGTGGCCGGAGGCCGAGGGGTTGGCGATGCCAACGGCTTCCGGGTCCTGGAAGAATTGGCCGGCCTTTTGGGAGGAGAAATCGCCGGGACCCGTGTAACCGTTGAAGAAGGCTGGATCCCCTATGACCGTCAGGTCGGACAGACCGGCCAGTCTGTGCGACCGGAACTCTATATCGCCTGCGGCCTTTCCGGTGCCATTCAACACCGGGCCGGCATGATGAATTCCAGGTATATCATCGCCGTTAACAAAGATCCAAGGGCCCCTATTTTTCAAGTGGCTGATTGGGGCATCATAGGGAATGTTCATGAAGTGATTCCCCAGATGATAGAAATGCTGAAGCAGCAAAAGATCTAAGGCCAGACCTGATCGGGAGGAAAGAAAATATGCTAAGATCAAATACCGAGCAATTAATCCGGAAAAATATAGCCAGGTTTGTGGATAATGAACTTATTCCCCGGGCACAGGAGATTGATGAAAAGGGGGAGTTCCCTCGAGAGATGTTTCTGGAAATGGCCAAGATGGGAATCTTCGGAATCAGGTATCCCAAAGAAAAAGGGGGTTCCGGTGGCAATACCACCCTGTTTTGTATTATCTGCGAGGAACTGGCCCGGGGCCTGGTGAGTGTGGCCGCTTCCACGGCTATGCAAAGTCTCATGGGAACCAATTTTTTATTTCATTTTGGTTCCAAGGAGCTGCACGAAAATTATTTTCTTCCGGCCATGCGGGGCGAAAAAATCGCCTGCTTCTGCATGACCGAACCGGAGGCCGGTGGAGACCTCGGCAATGTAACCACCTCGGCCGTCAAGACCGCCGATGGCTATGTGCTTAATGGCCTGAAAACCTGGGTCACCAACGGCCCGGTCGCTTCTTTTTACACGGTCCTCTGCCAGACGGATCCGGCCAAGAAATTCAGGGGATTTAACTTCTTTTTTGTACCCCGGGAAACTCCCGGGATATCGGTAAGCAAATCCTTCAGTCTTCTGGGGACCCGCACGACCCCGATCTGCGAGCTGGCTTTGACCGATGTAAAGATTCCTCATCATCACAAGCTGTGCGAAGATGGCCGCGGATTTGACAACCTCCTTTCTATTTTAGCTGAAATTCGAAGCATGACCGCTGCCTTGGGTGTGGGGCTGATCCGGGCGGCCCTCCACGATTGTATCCGCTATGCCCATGAAAGAACCGCTTTTGGTAAGACCATCGGCAATTATCAACTCATCCAGGCCAAGATTGCCGAGATGTATGTTGATCTGGAGGCCGCGAAGCTATTAACCTATCGCGCCGCCCGTATGGTGGATGAAAAAATCCCTTGCCTCACGGAGGCCACTGTAGCTAAATATTTTGCCACCGAGGCAGCCTGCAAGGCCGGCGATTATGCCACCCGTATTTTGGGGGCCTATGGGTATTCCATGGAATATACCGCCCAACGGTATTATCGAGATAACCGCTTTTTGCTTTACGGTGGCGGGACCCATGAAGTCCTCTTGCCGAATATTGCCCGCTGGGCCGGGCTATAGATTTTTTTGAAACACCAGACGTGTATCTGGCTGCTTCTCTTTCAAAGTCTTGAGCACCTTCTTAAACGCTATTTTCATCTTAAGGGCTTTCACGCCTTGTACCTTGTGCCTTAAGCCTTGAACCCTGAATCCTTACAACGCCCTCATCCATTCCGGCCTTAAACCCACCTTGCCTTTCAACGCCTTTTGAATCAGGGCCAGGGCCGGTTCTTTTCCCTCGGGGAACCGGACCTTGATAGGCAGATAGTTGGAGGCATGGTTGGAATAAAAGAGTCCCCGGGAAAGTCTTGTAGCCGCCAGCATTTCACCCAGTTCGATTAAAAGCTGTTCCACGGAAAGGGGTTGAAATTTCTTTTCGGCATATTCCTGCCCCAATGAGGTATTGGGCAGAACCATAACCGTTAAGGCCCCGACGAAATTGGGATCCATCTCGGTCAGCAAGGTTCCTGTTTCCCGAGCGTGTTCGTTGGACATCTCCGTGCCGCCGATGCCCAAAAGCACGGTCACCGAAAGCCTGATTCCGGCCTGCTTGATCCGTTTGCCCTGGAGGATCAAATTTTCCCGGCTGGTGCCTTTGCAGATTTTTTTGAGTAACTCCGGGTGCCCGGTCTCCACGCCCAGATAAACGATCCCCAAACCCAGTTCCTTCAATTGCCGCAACTCTTCATCGCTTTTCATCTTGATGCTTTTGGCATTGGCATAGAGCCCCACCCTTTTGACCCAGGGAAGATATTCCTGAATCCGTTCTAAGATCCAGACGAGTCGTTTTTGAGGGATGATCATGGCGTCGCCATCCATCAGAAAGACCCGGTCCTGCCTTTTGCAATATTGCGAGGCAAAGCGGATGTCTTTCAAGATCCTTTCGTCCGACTTGATTCGAAAACGTTTATCTTTATAGGTGCCGCAAAAAACACACTTGTTGTGAGAACAACCCACGGTGACTTGCAGCAGGATACTGTAGGCTTCACTGGGGGGCCGGATGACCATCCCTTCATAATCCATTTCTTCTTCCATAACTTCTTCCATAATAAAACCCTTCTGCCCCTTTGGGGGCCATGTAAAAAAGGTCAAGGTTCAAGGTGTTTGCACCTGCAACCTGAAACTTGCAACTTTGTCTTCAACTGATCCCTGATCCCCGACCTCTGATCCCGTTTTTCATACCTGAAACTTGCATCTTGCATCTTGCAACTTTATTTTCCCATCAACCCCGCCAAATACCGCACCCGGGCCTCTATATTGATCAGATAGGCCGGCTCGGGCTGCTTGGGTTGGGGTTTCGGGTCATATTCAACGGCCTTGATCCTGGCCACGGCTTTGGGGATATTCCCCCCCTCGGCACGCAGGGACTCTTCAACCAGGTGCTTGAATTCACCGGCCGCCCGCAAGGACCGGCCAAAAAAATCCCGGGCATCGTCACCGGTAAAGACCGCCCCATGACCCTGACAAAAAATGTCCACCTCCAATCCATCCAGACGGCGGATGGAGTTGATATAGTCTTCGTAGTCCGAAAGAAATTCAGTAAGGATCTCCCCTGTCGCATCAAGGCAGCCTCCCGACTCCGAGGCGATCAGGATTTTTTGCTTCGGCAGGTAGTAGCTTAAGGAATCCCGGGTATGTCCGGGTGTGGCCAGGACCTCGACCGTCACATCCTTCCCGAAATCCAGCCGATCTCCGTCGGAAAGGACCTGGTTAATGGCAAAAGGCTGAAAAGACTCCTCGCTGACCAGATCAGGGGCCACCAGCTTCATCCCTTCAGTAGCGGCCTTATTCAGTCTGGCCATGAGTTCCAGGGCATTGGGACGGGTCAGGATCCCGGCCGCTTCCTTTGAACCGGCGATGGTCAGTCCCGGAAAGGCCTTTTTGAGATAGGCCGCTGAACCGCAGTGATCAAAATGGACATGGGTCAAAAGAAGGAATTCCGGGGTGCGGTCCTTCAAAATTCTTTTGATGTCCGCCTGATAGGCTGGTCCAAGACAACTGATCCCGGCCTCAAAAATAAGGGGTTTAACGCCATCTAAAAAGTAGATGGGGAAACGGCTGGTTCCCAGAACATAAAATCCCGATCCTATTTCTCCGATCTCTGTAATGATCAAAATAGATCCTCCTCGTCTCGGAAATAAAGCTTTCAGCATACATCCGGAACATGGTCTTTCCAGATGAAAACTAACTATGATAAATTCTCAAAAGAAAATCAACTGATATCTGCTGAGAAGACTTGGGATCGGCTGCCCCGCCCTGCTGCTGAAAACAGGGCCAGGCGGTCAGTTTCCCCCTTTGAAAATCGGGAACACCATATCTATTTGATTCTCCAATGTTAAATAATTATGTAAGGGGGGGCGATTTACTAAAAAAATCTTGACAATCCTGGCAATGGGTACTATTTAGAAAATGCTAAACGGTTAGTATCTTTTTCTAAAGAACGGTTATCAATGAAACGAAGTGACCTGACGGAAAAAAAAATTATTCAAGCCGCCCTGTATTTGTTCGTGCGCTATGGGTATCATGGGACCACGATCGACGATATTACCCGCCGGGTTGGCCTTACCAAAGGCGCCCTTTATTCCCATTTCAGCGGCAAAGGGGATCTGCTGTTACGGATTATCGACCAGTATAAGATCGAATTTTTGGATGTCATGATGGCCCATGTCAAGGCCTTTCCCGGCAACGCTCTGGCGAAACTCCACCAGGTTATCAGCTTCAACTCCCGGTTCGCCCTGGACCATCAGGACCTGGTGGTCTTTTTGACCTTTTTGACCAATGAACTCAAGGTGGATGTGGCCTTTGAGTCTTCCCTGAAAAAGGTCTATGGCGTTTACCGGTCCTTTATCCGCCAGTTGATCAAACAGGGGATCCAGGAAGGTTCATTTTACGAGACACTCGATCCTGATCTGGCGGCCCTGTCCTTTATTGCCATGGTGGACGGCATCCACCACCAGTGGGTGTTAAATCGCAAAACGTTAAATGGTAAAAAATACGTCAGCACCTATCGAAAGATCTTCATGAAGGGACTGGCAAAATAAGAACAGAAAGATTTAGTACGAAAATAAGTTCGGAGTTTAGAGTTCGGAGTTCGGAGTAAACCTATTTTCATCCTTCGTGGTGCCCTATGGGCATGTGGAATTAGTGATAAATAATCGAGGTGGATACTATGAAAGAGATTGTTATTGTCAGCGGAGTCAGAACGGCCATTGGAGATTTTGGCGGGACCTTGAAGGATGTTCCGCCTTTGGATCTGGCGCAGCATGTCATCAAAGACGTTGTGGCCCGAGCCAAGACTCAACCCGACCAGATCAACAAGGTCATCCTCGGTTGCTGCTTCGCACCAACCGAGCAGAACATCGCCCGAAGCGCAGCCTTCAGGGCTGGAATCCCGAAGGAGGCGCCCGGCTTCACCATCAACAGCACCTGCGGTTCTTCCCTTCAGGCGATCATCTCAGCCGCCCAGTCCATTCTCTGCGAGGAATCGGATATGGTTCTGGCCGGCGGCGTGGATAGCATGAGCAACGCCCCTTATATCATGCATACCGCTCGCTGGGGGCAACGATTGAGGCATTTGGAAGCTTACGACCTGGTTTGGAGAGGCATGCAGGAACCCTCGGTTGGCGTGGGAATGGGGCTGACTGCCGAAAATCTGGCAGAGAAGTATAAGATCTCCAGACAGGAACAGGATGCCTTCTCGGTCCTGAGTCACCAACGGGCGGCGAAAGCGATCGAGGAGGGAAGATTCAAAGCCGAGATCGCCCCTTTTTCGATTTCCCAGCGCAAGAAGGCTCCGGTCCTTTTCGACACGGACGAACACGTCAGGCGGGACGCGAGTGTAGAGATGATGGCCAAGCTTCCTGTGGCCTTTAAAAAGGATGGAACGGTAACTGCCGGAAATGCTTGCGGAATGAACGATGCCGCCTCGGCCGTTCTTCTGGCCGACCGGGATAAGGCGAATGCGTTGGGTCTGAAGCCCCTGGCACGGATAAAGGCCTACCAGGTGGCCGGTGTAGATCCTGATTTCATGGGCATCGGTCCGGTACCTGCCATTCAGGGGGTTCTAAAAAAGGCGAAACTGAGCCTGAGCGACATTGATCGGTTCGAAATCAATGAGGCCTTTGCGGCCCAGTATCTGGCCTGTGAAAAAGAGCTGGGACTGGATCGGAACAAGGTCAATGTTTACGGAAACGGGATTTCTCTGGGTCACCCGGTGGGCGCAACGGGATGCCGGCTGGTGGTTACCCTTCTCTATGAAATGATGGCCGAGAATCTCAGTTTGGGCATAGCCTCCCTGTGTGCCGGGGGAGGAATGGGTTTCGCCGTGCTCATTGAGCGTTTGTGAGCGATTTCGTAGAGGCCATTTAAATTAAGCCGACCCTTTAATTACCTTGGGTCGGCTTAATCACCTTCTTAGTAATGGAACTCGGCGATGACGATATGGCCGGCGTCGACCGGGTAGGTGAGCACGGTCAGAAATTCTTTGTTCAATTCAACCCGAATCGGGCGGAGAGGCCCCGGTTCAAAGCGCTGTCTTGCTTCGGAGGTCCCCGGCACCCCTCCGTTGACCCCGGATGGTACTTTACCGTCGATCAAAAAGGTATCCCGCCCGTGTCCGAGATACCCCCGGGGCCGAGTGAGCGTGACGAGACTTCCGCTGACCTTGTCGCGGTCGCCAAGCGGTTTCAGACGCAGATGGATATAAGGACTCGAACGCGGGAATGGCGTTCGGTAAATGTGGGTTATCGGGTATCCTGATGCCGTAACGACAAACTCATAATAGGCCGTCGGCTTGGCCGTGAACGGGCCCCAGGTCCCGTCTTCACCAGTCGTGCGCTGATGGACCGGTTCTCCCAGACGCTGGCCGGATGAGGGATCGATCTCGTAGATTTCAACCTTAGCACCGATGATCGGGAGGTTTGTCGGTGCTCCATTGGCCCATCCGCTGACCAGGCCATTCAGGTCTGGTTGGGGTTGGGGGATGACCTCGAGGGTCTCGGGCTGGCGTCCGGTAATGAATTCAAGGATGGTTTTGAAGGCCTGGGGGTGGAAGGCGGTTTCCCGATGGTCGAGTCCGGGGAGAATGACGTTTTTGGCTCCGCGAAGCTCGGGCCCGGCATGAGTAACATTGGTCGGCTTTCCCGGCAAACCGAGAAACCGGCCATCCGGCTGGGCATATTTGTCGTTCGAGTCGCTGCGGATAGTCATGAACGGGACCCCGGGGGTGACTTCCTCTCCGGCGTTAAGTCCTTGGAGAAAAGGCCCCAGACCGTTGAACTCATTATTGAGATTG is drawn from Deltaproteobacteria bacterium and contains these coding sequences:
- a CDS encoding electron transfer flavoprotein subunit beta/FixA family protein, coding for MKVIVLIKQVPDTTEVKLDPKTGNLIREGVESIINPDDRHALEAAVRLKETHGGKVIALSMGPPQAIDAISEAIGMGADEGILLTDRLFAGADTWATSFTLGKAIECVGPFDLVLCGRQAIDGDTAQIGPQVAEYLKVPQVSYVFDIETVREDSLVVKSQSEDGYERLELDLPGLLTVIGKLNQPRYPRVDRLIDSCQKKAPIKIWNAADIGVQKKDVGLEGSLTQVIKTFAPKLQRQTELIEGDAKTAVRALMGRLREKRLI
- a CDS encoding electron transfer flavoprotein subunit alpha; amino-acid sequence: MTIWIERDLCNGCTLCLKGCPYHAVEMKEGKASILDRCTSCGACLTLCKQKAIQTDIQPRIVPDFSDQKGVWVFAEQRNGHLHPVSLELLGKARELAAILQEEVSALLLGHQVAHLGDILVSYGADKVYLVDDPILKYYRTNAYTHSIAGLVKDFKPNILLMGATPIGRDLAPRVSRRIGVGLTADCTELSIDPEEKILLQTRPAFGGNVMATIANRYSRPQMATVRPGVMEAAIKSGATGQIIPCPGVPEENEIGTRLLERVKEDKKRVNLSEAKVIVAGGRGVGDANGFRVLEELAGLLGGEIAGTRVTVEEGWIPYDRQVGQTGQSVRPELYIACGLSGAIQHRAGMMNSRYIIAVNKDPRAPIFQVADWGIIGNVHEVIPQMIEMLKQQKI
- a CDS encoding acyl-CoA dehydrogenase family protein: MLRSNTEQLIRKNIARFVDNELIPRAQEIDEKGEFPREMFLEMAKMGIFGIRYPKEKGGSGGNTTLFCIICEELARGLVSVAASTAMQSLMGTNFLFHFGSKELHENYFLPAMRGEKIACFCMTEPEAGGDLGNVTTSAVKTADGYVLNGLKTWVTNGPVASFYTVLCQTDPAKKFRGFNFFFVPRETPGISVSKSFSLLGTRTTPICELALTDVKIPHHHKLCEDGRGFDNLLSILAEIRSMTAALGVGLIRAALHDCIRYAHERTAFGKTIGNYQLIQAKIAEMYVDLEAAKLLTYRAARMVDEKIPCLTEATVAKYFATEAACKAGDYATRILGAYGYSMEYTAQRYYRDNRFLLYGGGTHEVLLPNIARWAGL
- a CDS encoding B12-binding domain-containing radical SAM protein; protein product: MDYEGMVIRPPSEAYSILLQVTVGCSHNKCVFCGTYKDKRFRIKSDERILKDIRFASQYCKRQDRVFLMDGDAMIIPQKRLVWILERIQEYLPWVKRVGLYANAKSIKMKSDEELRQLKELGLGIVYLGVETGHPELLKKICKGTSRENLILQGKRIKQAGIRLSVTVLLGIGGTEMSNEHARETGTLLTEMDPNFVGALTVMVLPNTSLGQEYAEKKFQPLSVEQLLIELGEMLAATRLSRGLFYSNHASNYLPIKVRFPEGKEPALALIQKALKGKVGLRPEWMRAL
- a CDS encoding MBL fold metallo-hydrolase — its product is MIITEIGEIGSGFYVLGTSRFPIYFLDGVKPLIFEAGISCLGPAYQADIKRILKDRTPEFLLLTHVHFDHCGSAAYLKKAFPGLTIAGSKEAAGILTRPNALELMARLNKAATEGMKLVAPDLVSEESFQPFAINQVLSDGDRLDFGKDVTVEVLATPGHTRDSLSYYLPKQKILIASESGGCLDATGEILTEFLSDYEDYINSIRRLDGLEVDIFCQGHGAVFTGDDARDFFGRSLRAAGEFKHLVEESLRAEGGNIPKAVARIKAVEYDPKPQPKQPEPAYLINIEARVRYLAGLMGK
- a CDS encoding TetR/AcrR family transcriptional regulator, which translates into the protein MKRSDLTEKKIIQAALYLFVRYGYHGTTIDDITRRVGLTKGALYSHFSGKGDLLLRIIDQYKIEFLDVMMAHVKAFPGNALAKLHQVISFNSRFALDHQDLVVFLTFLTNELKVDVAFESSLKKVYGVYRSFIRQLIKQGIQEGSFYETLDPDLAALSFIAMVDGIHHQWVLNRKTLNGKKYVSTYRKIFMKGLAK
- a CDS encoding thiolase family protein, translated to MKEIVIVSGVRTAIGDFGGTLKDVPPLDLAQHVIKDVVARAKTQPDQINKVILGCCFAPTEQNIARSAAFRAGIPKEAPGFTINSTCGSSLQAIISAAQSILCEESDMVLAGGVDSMSNAPYIMHTARWGQRLRHLEAYDLVWRGMQEPSVGVGMGLTAENLAEKYKISRQEQDAFSVLSHQRAAKAIEEGRFKAEIAPFSISQRKKAPVLFDTDEHVRRDASVEMMAKLPVAFKKDGTVTAGNACGMNDAASAVLLADRDKANALGLKPLARIKAYQVAGVDPDFMGIGPVPAIQGVLKKAKLSLSDIDRFEINEAFAAQYLACEKELGLDRNKVNVYGNGISLGHPVGATGCRLVVTLLYEMMAENLSLGIASLCAGGGMGFAVLIERL
- a CDS encoding hydrolase, whose amino-acid sequence is MVKINGLREKGRNGSRDGAIRPDRSLGLIMSRLFWAGLFVMIFAGISAAQASRPILFVHGNGDSAALWHTTIWRFESNGYSPSLLFALDFKHPMAGNDDTKSQENRSNTTVQVNELRAKVSEIQTRTGQKQVILVGSSRGGYAIRNYIKNFGGAANVSQVVLCGTPNHGVQATSANLNNEFNGLGPFLQGLNAGEEVTPGVPFMTIRSDSNDKYAQPDGRFLGLPGKPTNVTHAGPELRGAKNVILPGLDHRETAFHPQAFKTILEFITGRQPETLEVIPQPQPDLNGLVSGWANGAPTNLPIIGAKVEIYEIDPSSGQRLGEPVHQRTTGEDGTWGPFTAKPTAYYEFVVTASGYPITHIYRTPFPRSSPYIHLRLKPLGDRDKVSGSLVTLTRPRGYLGHGRDTFLIDGKVPSGVNGGVPGTSEARQRFEPGPLRPIRVELNKEFLTVLTYPVDAGHIVIAEFHY